One region of Algihabitans albus genomic DNA includes:
- a CDS encoding sensor histidine kinase NtrY-like, with protein sequence MTVEADIKADQAADVPESSARPGRAQEALERSTASRLWRRFAAWAGRAKLEQRLAILLLIAAFAVGFITFAAMTRQIEALADPRDVLLLINLNLVLLLAFGVLIARRVAILWIAGRRNVAGARLHARLVGLFALVTATPTVIVAVFSVLLFDYGLQGWFSERVSTALRESMAVATSYLEEHGRAINADAVAMAAEVDRELATVGATPEQLNRFVANQAGLRSLSEAMVLTRDGQVLSRAGIPPALEYEPRLPPDWAMDYADRGEAVIVTTKNDDRVRALMALERLRGGYLVVERFVDPRVLAHMDQSATAVQLYQQLEGERNWMIVTFAMIFLVVALLLLMAAVWVGLSFADRLSAPIGRLIYAAERVGRGDLSARVDEPESEQSDEVGVLASSFNRMTSQLDRQRRELLNANRQLEERRRFIEAVLSGVSSGVISLDRDGRVMLPNRAACDLLQVDAEQLRGRKLANLSRDVRELLLRARRRPGRVHESQVVLPRQDGARTLFVRVMAERDAEGIIGYVVTFDDVSDLLSAQRKAAWADVARRIAHEIKNPLTPIQLSAERLKRKYLKQIDEDAETFGVLSDTIVRHVGDIGRMVDEFSSFARMPAPQMRETDLRGLLREAVVLQDSGNAEIDFGLDLPDRPILRALDAAQINRALTNILKNAVESVEARVAAEQEAGETPQPGRIAVKLGECEDGWSVTVVDNGRGLPRENRERLTEPYVTTREKGTGLGLAIVKKIMEDHGGSLRLADNPEGGGAVVCLTFSSGDETPGTGDARSSERSHATPNL encoded by the coding sequence ATGACCGTCGAGGCGGACATAAAGGCCGATCAGGCCGCGGACGTGCCGGAGAGCAGCGCTCGGCCCGGCAGGGCGCAGGAAGCTCTCGAGCGTTCAACGGCATCGCGGCTCTGGCGGCGCTTTGCCGCCTGGGCCGGTCGGGCAAAGCTTGAACAGCGGCTGGCGATCCTGCTGCTGATCGCGGCCTTTGCCGTGGGTTTCATCACCTTTGCCGCCATGACGCGGCAAATCGAGGCGCTGGCCGATCCGCGCGACGTTCTGCTGCTGATCAATCTGAATTTGGTACTGCTGCTGGCCTTCGGTGTGCTCATTGCGCGGCGGGTTGCCATCCTCTGGATCGCCGGGCGTCGCAATGTCGCCGGGGCACGGCTGCATGCACGTCTCGTAGGCCTCTTTGCTCTCGTAACGGCCACACCGACGGTGATCGTCGCCGTTTTCTCGGTGTTGCTGTTCGACTACGGACTGCAGGGCTGGTTCAGTGAGAGGGTCAGCACGGCCCTGCGCGAGTCCATGGCCGTGGCGACCTCCTACCTAGAAGAACACGGCCGCGCGATCAACGCCGATGCCGTCGCCATGGCGGCCGAGGTCGACCGGGAACTGGCCACCGTCGGCGCCACGCCCGAGCAGCTCAATCGCTTCGTCGCCAATCAGGCGGGCTTGCGGTCGCTGTCCGAGGCGATGGTTCTGACCCGCGACGGTCAGGTTCTCTCGCGCGCCGGCATCCCGCCCGCACTCGAGTACGAACCGCGTCTTCCGCCCGATTGGGCCATGGATTACGCCGACCGTGGCGAGGCGGTCATCGTTACCACCAAGAATGACGACCGGGTCAGAGCCCTGATGGCATTGGAGCGGCTGCGCGGCGGTTATCTGGTTGTCGAACGGTTCGTCGACCCCAGAGTTCTGGCGCACATGGACCAGTCGGCGACCGCCGTGCAGCTCTATCAACAGCTCGAAGGCGAGCGGAACTGGATGATCGTCACCTTTGCGATGATCTTCCTGGTCGTGGCGTTGCTCCTGCTGATGGCCGCCGTATGGGTCGGCCTCTCCTTCGCCGACCGCTTGAGCGCGCCGATCGGCCGCTTGATCTACGCGGCCGAGCGGGTGGGTCGCGGCGACCTGAGCGCGCGGGTGGACGAGCCGGAGTCCGAGCAGAGCGACGAGGTCGGCGTCCTGGCGAGCAGTTTCAACAGAATGACGTCGCAGCTGGATCGGCAAAGACGTGAGTTGCTGAATGCCAACCGGCAGCTCGAGGAACGCCGGCGCTTCATCGAAGCCGTGCTCTCCGGTGTGTCGTCGGGGGTGATCTCGCTCGACCGGGATGGCCGCGTGATGCTGCCCAACCGGGCGGCGTGCGACCTGCTGCAAGTGGATGCCGAGCAGCTTCGCGGGCGCAAGCTGGCCAATCTCTCCCGCGACGTGCGCGAACTGCTGCTTCGGGCGCGGCGGCGGCCGGGGCGCGTTCACGAAAGCCAGGTGGTGCTGCCGAGGCAGGACGGCGCCCGCACCCTCTTCGTTCGGGTGATGGCCGAGCGCGATGCGGAAGGCATCATCGGCTATGTGGTGACCTTCGACGATGTCAGCGATTTGCTGTCCGCTCAGCGCAAGGCGGCCTGGGCCGACGTGGCGCGGCGCATCGCGCACGAAATCAAGAATCCTCTGACGCCGATTCAGCTCTCGGCCGAGCGCCTGAAGCGCAAATACCTCAAGCAAATCGACGAGGATGCCGAGACCTTCGGTGTTCTTTCGGACACCATCGTGCGCCATGTCGGCGACATCGGCCGCATGGTGGACGAGTTCTCCTCCTTCGCGCGCATGCCGGCGCCGCAGATGCGGGAGACCGATCTACGCGGACTGCTGCGCGAAGCTGTGGTACTGCAGGACAGCGGGAATGCCGAGATCGACTTCGGTCTCGATTTGCCGGATAGACCCATTCTGCGCGCCCTGGACGCGGCCCAGATCAATCGGGCTTTGACCAACATCCTAAAGAACGCTGTGGAGTCCGTGGAGGCACGTGTCGCCGCGGAGCAGGAGGCCGGTGAGACTCCCCAGCCCGGCCGAATCGCCGTGAAGCTTGGCGAGTGCGAGGACGGCTGGAGCGTAACGGTGGTGGACAACGGCCGTGGTTTGCCGCGCGAAAACCGCGAGCGTTTGACGGAGCCCTACGTAACGACTCGCGAGAAAGGCACCGGCCTCGGCCTGGCCATCGTCAAGAAGATCATGGAAGACCACGGCGGCAGCCTGCGGCTTGCCGACAATCCGGAGGGAGGCGGCGCAGTAGTATGCCTGACTTTCTCGTCGGGCGACGAAACGCCTGGCACGGGAGACGCTCGGAGTTCCGAGCGCAGCCACGCGACCCCAAATCTTTGA